The following is a genomic window from Verrucomicrobiota bacterium.
AAGTTCGTCAAGAACACCGAACAGCGACTCTTTCAGCGTCCGGATGACGCCATCCATCCCGGGTACGATAAACAGACCGAGTGTGATTTTGCGCAGCCTGGAAACTTCTTTTCCAACTACGAACCGCTGGCCCGGGCCGACGCGATCCGTCTGGTTGAAGACGCGATCACCTTTGACCGGTTCACCGGATCGATGCAGGAGTTGATCCGGCGGGCCGCCGACGCGGGTAACGGCGCCTATTTCGTCTCCTCGGCTCACCCGCGCATCGTGGAGGGCAAACCCTCAAAAAACCCGCGTTACCTGCAGTGCCGGCAGGATCTCGCCAATCCGCGGGACGCTTACCTTGCTGAGGCCGGCACGCGTCTGCGCCGGCGCATTCCTCTCCGCAAACCCGTTTATGCGCCGGTCAACGCCGTCCTGCCCGGCCGCCGCAATAACCCGCCGGAAGGTCCCATCCGCCCGCTGGCCGTGTTTAATCCGATCCATTACCTCGAGCTGCCGGAGCTTTTTATGGAGTTCATTTGCAGCATGACCGGCAAATCGCCTTCGACCACGGGCGTCGGCTCCGAGGGCGCCCTGACCAAAGGCCCTTTTAATGCGCTGCCCCCGATCATCGACCTGAACGCTGCGCTGGTTTCTTACCTGCTGACCGGAGACGCCGTCTTCGTGACCGCGGCGGGCTACGCCGGCCCCCATTTCCGCGTTGATCATGACGTCAGCCTCCTCGTGCCGGAAATCTGGTCGCGTATGGCGGTCGCCGAGCGTGACCCGCGGTTTCTGATCGACGGCGGTTACCTTGAAAAGTGCTCCGACTTCGTCTACAGCGGGCGCACGGTCCGCGCCAGCCTGCTCGGGTACCGGATCACGAAACGTTTTGTCGCGGCATTCTTCGGCCGCGTTTTCAACCACCCCGACGCCGTCCTGACGGAAACGATGCTGCGGCCGGAGCTTCAGGACCTCGCTGTTTTCGCCGACGGAATGGAAAACATTATTGCCACGCAAAGACGCGTCGCGCAAAGTTACTTTGATGATGGCAGTATCGCGTCGGCCTGCCCGCCATTGCGAGCGCTTTTGCACCTCATGGTGCACGAGCAGTTCGAAGGCAAGGATCTCGCTCACCCCGAGATTCGCGCGCTTTTCACCCGTGACGGCATGCTCGCGAGCGGTTGGTACGCCGAGCGGCTTTCCGCCAAACAGAAGGTCAATGCCCGTCTGTGGGCTCGCCACGTGCACACGTTGGAAACGTTCATGGCTAAATCGAACTACAGCGATGAAGCGGCCCGGCTTCGGATCGATGACCGCCTGGAACGGGCACGCAAAACCCTGGACGCGATTCGTGCGCCGGAATACGAAAAGTCGTTGCGCGGAACCATCGGTGTGCAACCGCTAAACCCTGCATGAAGCGCATCGCGATTCTTACCGCCGGTGGTGACACGCCCGCCTTAAACCCGACCATCCACGGCGCGGTGGTGCGGGCAAACCAGTTAAAAGTCGAAATCTTCGGACTGATCAAAGGGTTTAACAGCCTGTTCAATCCGCGCCTGCCGCACGTGCATCTTAACCCGCTATTTCACGAAATCCCGGAGCTGGACCCAACCAAAGGGGGGACGCTCGTCGGTTCGTCACGGGATTTCGTGGATCCGGACAAGAAGGACGACCTCGACTGCGCCGTGGCGCGGCTCGGGAAGCTTGGCATCGAAGGCCTGATCTGCGTCGGCGGGGACGGCACGCTCAACGGCCTGCAGCCGATCGCCGATCGGCTGCCTACCGTGCTCGCGCCGAAGACGATCGACAATGACCTTGGCCTGAATTACCCGAGCGAACCCGATGAGATGATTCGCGTGAACGATCCGAGCGGCAAAGGGTTCCAGTACAAACGCAGCGGTTCAGAGGCGGTGTTCGCGCTCGACCAGCTCGTTAATTACTGCACCCCGGGGTACGCCACCGCCGTTTATGTTTCCGCCAACGGCGTCGAGCGCGTCCGTACGACCGCCGAGAGCCACCGGCGCATCGCGATCATCGAAGTCATGGGCCGCCACTCCGGCTATATCGCCCTCGGCACGGCGTACGGGCGGCCGGACCTCATCCTGGTGCCCGAACACCCGCTCGAACTTGAACGCCTGGTTGAACGGGTAAAACAGCTCTACGATCTTCAGAAAAACGTCGTGATCGTCTGCGGCGAAGGCATCGTGGACGAGCAGGGGCGTGAACTCGGGGCCGAAACCAAGACCACCGATCCGGCCGGCAATATCCAGCTCAGCGGCGCTGCGGAAGCGCTGCGGGCAAAACTGATCCAGTTGATCGGCGATAAGTATTTCCAGCTTTACCGTCGCGCGCAGTCGGCGCGGGAGGCGATCTTTACCCGGAAAGTGGGGCACAGCCAGCGCGGCGGAAGACCGATCCTGTTTGACCGCTTCTACGCCGCACAACTCGGCGCAAAAGCCGTTGAACTGCTGCTCGAAGGGCGCAACAACGCCGTTTCGATTCTCCAGTACAGCCCGAGCCAGGGTTTCCAGGTGGACGGGTTCGACGCCAATCGTTTCCGCGACCGCTGGGGCCATACCCACGCCCGGCGCATGCACCCGGACCTGTACGATCCGCTGCGGATGAAACCATCACGCCTCGGCATCGATTATCTGACGCCCATCTTCACCGATGCCATCGGCTACGACGATATGGAGTACCAGCGCACCACGCTTTTCGCACAGGCAAATCTTACCCAGCCTTATCACTCGGTTAATACCGACGTTAACAAGCGGATTCGTTACCTCGCGCCGGACATCGGGTAACGGGTAACGGGGGCGATGGTGGAGGGAGGGGCCACCCATGAGAAGGCTATGATTTCTCGTCCCGTCGTGGCCGCGTCTCGCGCGGGGCCTGACGCCAGTAACCCGTTACCCGTTACCCGACACGGAGTCACGCCTGGCCGTAGTAGGCGGCGGCGCCATGCTTGCGCAGGAAATGCTTGTCGAGCAATGCCTGGGGAATGGGCGGGGCATTCGGATTAAGTTGGAGCGCCTTCATCGCCATCTCGGCGATGACCTCCAGCGCCAAAGCGTTTTCAACGGCTTTTTTACCGCTTGGGCCCCAGGCGAACGGCCCGTGGCTTTGGACGAGCACCGCGCAGATCTGCGTCGGGTCCAGATCCTTGAAACGCTCGACGATGACGTTGCCGGTCTCCCATTCGTAGGCGGACTCAATTTCCTGCGGGGTCATCATGCGCGTCACCGGCACGCTGCCGTAGAAATAATCGGCATGCGTCGTCCCGAAACAGGGGATTTCCCGACCGGCTTGCGCGAAGGCGACGGCATTGCGCGAATGGGTATGCACCACTGCGCGAATGCCTTGAAACGCCTGGAATAAACGGCGATGGGTCGGGGTATCGGAGGAGGGACGCAACGACCCCTCCACGATCCGGCCGCCATAGTCCACGATCACCATGTCGTTTGATTGCAGGACGCTATAGTCAACGCCGCTGGGTTTAATCGCGAAAACCCCGCGCGCGGGATCGGCCACGCTGACGTTGCCGAACGTCAGGTCGATCAACCTGTGTTCCGGCAGCAGCAGGTTGGCCTCGTAACACTCTTCCTTGATCTCACGATAGCTGCTCATGATAGCCGTACGACTCCTCTGATTTGATTCTTGTCATTTATAGGTATCCTGGCCGAGCCACGGGCCGGGCGTCACAATTTGCCCAAGCCGGGCGCGAGATGATAATAGACCTCGTTATTGCGAAGCTGCTGCTTGAAGTCGCCCAGGCTCGTGTCATGACCGATGACGGCCAGTTCCACGCCCGCAATCTCCGCAAAATCCTCCAGGTACTCGGTGGTGGCTGTATAGCTGTAAACGGTGTGATGCGCCCCGCCGGCATAAATCCAGGCCGCCACGGCGGTCTTGAAATCCGGGAGACACTGCCAGACCGCCCGCGCCACGGGCAGTTTCGGCAGCGGTTCGAGCGGCCGGACGGCATTGACTTCGTTGACGATGAACCGGAAGCGGTTGCCCAGGTCAATGATCGAGGCGTTGATGGCCGGCCCGGGCGGCGCGTTGAACACCAGGCGTACCGGATCCTCTTTGCCGCCGATGCCCAGGGGGTGGATTTCCAGCGAGGGCTTGTCCTCGGCGATCGACGGGTCGACTTCAAGCATGTGCGAGCCGAGTACCAGGTGATTGTCAGGGGCCAGATGGTAAGTGTAATCCTCCATGAAGGCGGTGCGGCCCCCATTCAGGTCAACGACCATGGCTTTGACTGCCCGCAGCAATGCCGCCGTCTTCCAATCGCCTTCTCCGGCAAAACCGTAGCCGTCGGCCATCAACCGCTGCACCGCCAGCCCGGGCAGCTGCTTCATGCCGTGAAGGACTTGGAAATTGGTGGTGAAACCTTTGAAATTGCCATCCTCGAGAAACCCGCGCAGGCCAAGTTCGATCCGCGCCCCATCACGGAGGGCCTCGTGACGCGTGCTGCCCGAACGCAGTTCTTCGGCGACGTTGTACTGCTCTTCATAGGCCGCACAAAGCTGGCTGACTTCCTTGTCACTGACCTTGTTGATGTACTCCACCAGGTCGCCGATGCCATAGCCGTTGACTGAGAACCCGAATTTAATTTCGGCGGAAACTTTGTCGCCTTCGGTGACGGCCACTTCGCGCATGTTGTCGTCAAAGCGGGCAAACCTGGCCCCCTGCCAGTCATGCCAGCCGCGCGTCACCCGCATCCAGGTCGCCACCCGTTCCTGCACCTGGGGGTCCGACCAGTGGCCGGCCACGACTTTGCGCCCCAGCCGCAGCCGGGTGTGAATGTACCCGGCCTCCCGATCCCCGTGCGCCGCCTGGTTCAGGTTCATGAAGTCCATATCAATCGAGCTCCAGGGCAGGTCGCGATTGAACTGGGTGTGAAGGTGCAGGAACGGTTTGTGCAGCAGGGTCAGCCCGCCGATCCACATTTTGGAGGGCGAAAAGGTGTGCATCCAGAGCACCAGGCCGGCGCAGTTCGGGGCGCTGTTGGCCCGAATACAGAGCGCGCGGATTTCCTCGGACCGGGTCAGCACGGGCTGAAACACCAGTTTCAGCGGGAGCCGTTGATCGGCATTCAGTTCCTCGACGATTTTTTGCGAGTGTTCGGCCACTTGACGGAGGGTATCCTGACCGTAGAGGTGCTGGCTGCCGGTAATGAACCAGATTTCGGGTGACTCAAGATTTTTCATGGGGTGTTTTGGGGCGGGAAGACGATGAACTTAGGATGCTGCCTGGGTTTCTTTGGGATGGATCAGGTTTTCACGGTTCTGGAGAGACCGGCACTCTGCTTCAGACCATCGAACGCATGGCGCCCAGCCGATGCCGATCACTTGGCCGGTGGAAAAGGCCGGCTCCTTGGATGCGGAGTTTGTGCCGTAATCAAATCCGAGGGCAACCGACATAATGTCTCTTCGGGATTACACACAGATCGATACTTCGCGGCACCTTGGCTGTAACGTACCGCTGGCCAAGAATACCTTTGGGAACGTACGGGCCCCGTCCGGGGGAAAGATGCGCTTCGATTTGTGGCGCCTTTTCGGCAAGGGCGGAAAAGGCGAAACCGGGTCCCTGCCTTTTCGGTCCGGCGAGCCGGGCCGGAAAAAGCCGGGGCTTCAAGTTTTAGCCCGAAAAAGCTGGACATAGGTTGCCCATTCCTTGCAGGTTAGGTGAGAGTTGTTCCATTTTGGCCTCCCCCCTCGCAAAGCAAACGGCAGGCCCGGCTCAGAAAGCATTGATCTAATTGATTGAACCTTATCTTGAAGTTTATTTAGAAGACAGCTATGAAGCGTCCCCTTACACACTGGTTTCTTATCGCACTCTGCGCCCTGGCGGTGAGCGGCCCAAGTCACAGCGCCCAGGCGGCTGGTAAAAAGGTTAAACTGGCGTTCGTGACCAACAACGCCTCCGATTTCTGGACCATTGCGCGCGCCGGCACCACCAAAGCCTCACAGGACTTGGGCAACGTCAACGTGCAGTTCCGGATCCCGGAGGACGGCACGGCGGCCACCCAGACGCGCATCCTTGATGACCTGCTGTCAGCTGGAGTCGACGGCATTGCCATCAGCCCGGTTGATCCGAAGAATGAGACCATCAAACTCGATGAAGTCGGCAAGCAAGCGCTGCTTTTCACCCACGACAGCGACGCGCCGGACAGCAACCGGGTCTGCTACGTGGGCACCGATAACGTCGCGGCGGGCCGCCAAGCGGCCGACCTGATCAAGCAGGCGCTGCCCGAAGGCGGAAAGATCATGGTGTTTGTGGGCACGCTCGATGCCCAGAACGCCCGGGAGCGCTTCAGCGGCATCAAGGAGGTGTTGCAAGGTTCCAACGTCCAGATCATTGACGCCCGCACCGATGACACCGACCGGGTGCGCGCCAAGGCTAACGTGCTCGACACGCTGGTCAAGTACCCGGATGTGGCCTGCCTGGTGGGTTTGTGGAGCTATAACGGCCCGGCGATCCTGAACGCGGTGAAGGACTCCAACAAGGTGGGCAAGGTTAAGATCGTCTGCTTCGACGAGGAAGAGGAGACGTTGCAGGGCGTCCGGGACGGCGCGATTTTTGCTACCGTGGTCCAGCAGCCTTACCAGTTCGGCTACCAGGCAATCACGCTGATGGACAAGTACCTCAACGGCGATAAGTCAGCGGTGCCGGCCGACAAGAAGGTCATCGTGCCGACGCTGGCCATTACGAAAGACAAGGTGGATGAGTTTGCCGCGAACCTGAAGAAGCTGCGCGGCAAATAATGGTGATCGGTTAATCAACTGCCTTTTGCCTCTCCCCGCGGTGCCGGTGGCGTTCGCCGTGGGGAGAATATTCAGGCAAACCACCTGCCGTGTAGCTCGCGACTATCAGAATGTAACCCCCCGTTATGGCGACCCCTGTTGTCGATACGACACCCCTGCTGGAACTTAAAGGCATCACCAAACGTTTCCCCGGCGTCCTGGCGTTAAGCAACGTGAGTTTCTCCGTCGGTCGCGCCGAAGTGGTGGCCCTGATCGGCGAGAACGGCGCGGGTAAATCGACGTTAATGAAAACCCTCGGGGGCGTGCACCAGCCGGATGAGGGCGAGATCTTCTTCGACGGAAAAAAGGTCACGATTTCCAAGGTGGCCGACGCGATCGGGCTGGGCATCGGGTTCGTCCACCAGGAGCTGAATGTCCTGGATAACCTTGACGTCGCCGCCAACGTCTTCATGGGCCGCGAGCCGCTGCTCGGCGGGCCGCTGCGCCTGGTAAACCAGCGCCGGATGTGGACCGAAAGTGAAGCGTACCTCAAGCGCCTGGGGCTGAGTATCTCGCCCAAAACGCCCTTGAACCAGTTGTCGATTGCCCAGCAGCAGATGGTCGAGATCGCCAAGGCGCTCTCGCAAAACGCGCGGGTCATCATCATGGACGAGCCGACCAGTTCGCTTACCCTGTCGGAGACCGACCGGCTGCTGGCGACCATCAAGGACCTCCGTGCCTCGGGCGTGAGCGTGATCTACATCTCGCACCGGCTCGGCGAGATCGAGCAGATTGCCGACCGGGCCGTGGCGCTGCGCGACGGGCGCAACGCCGGGGAACTGGAGCGCGGCCGGATCAAGCACGAGAACATGGTCGCGTTGATGGTCGGCAGGAAACTTGAGGACCTCTTTGTCAAGGGAAAGGGGCCTCAGGAGCGGGGGTATTTACGGGTCGAAGGCCTGCGCACGGCCTACCGGCCGCATCACCGGATCAGCTTCGAGGTAGCCAAGGGCGAGATCCTGGGTTTTGCAGGGTTGGTCGGTGCGGGCCGATCCGAGATGGCACAAGCCATTTTCGGGGTTGAACCCCCCCTGGAAGGCACGGTGCGGCTGGGCGGCCAGGAGCTCAAAATTCGTAATGCGCGTGAGGCGATCAATGCCGGCATCTACCTCGTCCCCGAGGACCGGCGGCATACGGGACTGATCACCAGCATGACCATCCGCGAAAACATCACCCTGCCGGGGCTCAAGCGTTATTCGCCCGGGATGCTCATCAGCCGCGCGCGCGAGGAAGAGGTCTCGAAGCGGCAGGTAGCCGCGTTACGCGTTAAAACGCCTTCCATCGAGACCCGGGCCATGAATTTAAGCGGCGGCAACCAGCAAAAGGTGGTCCTGGGGAGGTGGCTTTCCCTGGAGCCGAAGCTGATCATCTTCGACGAACCGACGCGCGGCATCGACGTGGGGGCCAAGGCTGAGATTTACCGGCTGATGCGCGAACTGGCCGACCGTGGAGTGGCCATCATCATGATCT
Proteins encoded in this region:
- the araA gene encoding L-arabinose isomerase — encoded protein: MKNLESPEIWFITGSQHLYGQDTLRQVAEHSQKIVEELNADQRLPLKLVFQPVLTRSEEIRALCIRANSAPNCAGLVLWMHTFSPSKMWIGGLTLLHKPFLHLHTQFNRDLPWSSIDMDFMNLNQAAHGDREAGYIHTRLRLGRKVVAGHWSDPQVQERVATWMRVTRGWHDWQGARFARFDDNMREVAVTEGDKVSAEIKFGFSVNGYGIGDLVEYINKVSDKEVSQLCAAYEEQYNVAEELRSGSTRHEALRDGARIELGLRGFLEDGNFKGFTTNFQVLHGMKQLPGLAVQRLMADGYGFAGEGDWKTAALLRAVKAMVVDLNGGRTAFMEDYTYHLAPDNHLVLGSHMLEVDPSIAEDKPSLEIHPLGIGGKEDPVRLVFNAPPGPAINASIIDLGNRFRFIVNEVNAVRPLEPLPKLPVARAVWQCLPDFKTAVAAWIYAGGAHHTVYSYTATTEYLEDFAEIAGVELAVIGHDTSLGDFKQQLRNNEVYYHLAPGLGKL
- a CDS encoding L-ribulose-5-phosphate 4-epimerase, whose product is MSSYREIKEECYEANLLLPEHRLIDLTFGNVSVADPARGVFAIKPSGVDYSVLQSNDMVIVDYGGRIVEGSLRPSSDTPTHRRLFQAFQGIRAVVHTHSRNAVAFAQAGREIPCFGTTHADYFYGSVPVTRMMTPQEIESAYEWETGNVIVERFKDLDPTQICAVLVQSHGPFAWGPSGKKAVENALALEVIAEMAMKALQLNPNAPPIPQALLDKHFLRKHGAAAYYGQA
- a CDS encoding sugar-binding protein, which produces MKRPLTHWFLIALCALAVSGPSHSAQAAGKKVKLAFVTNNASDFWTIARAGTTKASQDLGNVNVQFRIPEDGTAATQTRILDDLLSAGVDGIAISPVDPKNETIKLDEVGKQALLFTHDSDAPDSNRVCYVGTDNVAAGRQAADLIKQALPEGGKIMVFVGTLDAQNARERFSGIKEVLQGSNVQIIDARTDDTDRVRAKANVLDTLVKYPDVACLVGLWSYNGPAILNAVKDSNKVGKVKIVCFDEEEETLQGVRDGAIFATVVQQPYQFGYQAITLMDKYLNGDKSAVPADKKVIVPTLAITKDKVDEFAANLKKLRGK
- a CDS encoding sugar ABC transporter ATP-binding protein — protein: MATPVVDTTPLLELKGITKRFPGVLALSNVSFSVGRAEVVALIGENGAGKSTLMKTLGGVHQPDEGEIFFDGKKVTISKVADAIGLGIGFVHQELNVLDNLDVAANVFMGREPLLGGPLRLVNQRRMWTESEAYLKRLGLSISPKTPLNQLSIAQQQMVEIAKALSQNARVIIMDEPTSSLTLSETDRLLATIKDLRASGVSVIYISHRLGEIEQIADRAVALRDGRNAGELERGRIKHENMVALMVGRKLEDLFVKGKGPQERGYLRVEGLRTAYRPHHRISFEVAKGEILGFAGLVGAGRSEMAQAIFGVEPPLEGTVRLGGQELKIRNAREAINAGIYLVPEDRRHTGLITSMTIRENITLPGLKRYSPGMLISRAREEEVSKRQVAALRVKTPSIETRAMNLSGGNQQKVVLGRWLSLEPKLIIFDEPTRGIDVGAKAEIYRLMRELADRGVAIIMISSDMEEVLGVSDRIAVMHEGDITGILSRDKYSEKAIMSLATGRREP
- a CDS encoding 6-phosphofructokinase, whose translation is MKRIAILTAGGDTPALNPTIHGAVVRANQLKVEIFGLIKGFNSLFNPRLPHVHLNPLFHEIPELDPTKGGTLVGSSRDFVDPDKKDDLDCAVARLGKLGIEGLICVGGDGTLNGLQPIADRLPTVLAPKTIDNDLGLNYPSEPDEMIRVNDPSGKGFQYKRSGSEAVFALDQLVNYCTPGYATAVYVSANGVERVRTTAESHRRIAIIEVMGRHSGYIALGTAYGRPDLILVPEHPLELERLVERVKQLYDLQKNVVIVCGEGIVDEQGRELGAETKTTDPAGNIQLSGAAEALRAKLIQLIGDKYFQLYRRAQSAREAIFTRKVGHSQRGGRPILFDRFYAAQLGAKAVELLLEGRNNAVSILQYSPSQGFQVDGFDANRFRDRWGHTHARRMHPDLYDPLRMKPSRLGIDYLTPIFTDAIGYDDMEYQRTTLFAQANLTQPYHSVNTDVNKRIRYLAPDIG